One Desulfobacterales bacterium genomic window carries:
- a CDS encoding S24/S26 family peptidase, which yields MNTRLKENPIPKCSDLAQSSVLSPQSASLTPDNFEKICTELLREGHAVKFRAPGDSMYPTICNGDVISVSPIKTSAIITGDIILYRHKSGVAAHRVIRIVQKSAHHAKHSPLKTQSSDLSPQHWFILRGDAAVVCDEPVTADQILGKVTAVERDGQGIDPYSIKATICFKARRIAARLKRSILFQS from the coding sequence ATGAACACAAGACTCAAAGAGAACCCCATACCAAAATGTTCGGACTTAGCTCAGTCCTCAGTCCTCAGTCCTCAGTCCGCATCGCTGACTCCTGATAATTTTGAAAAGATTTGTACTGAACTGCTCCGAGAAGGTCATGCCGTAAAATTCCGCGCTCCCGGCGACAGCATGTACCCGACCATATGTAATGGTGATGTCATCAGCGTTTCACCCATCAAAACCAGCGCGATCATCACTGGCGATATCATTCTCTACCGCCACAAATCGGGCGTTGCTGCCCATCGGGTCATCCGCATCGTCCAAAAGAGCGCTCATCATGCGAAACACTCACCACTTAAAACTCAGTCCTCAGACCTCAGTCCCCAGCACTGGTTCATCCTGCGTGGTGATGCCGCTGTTGTTTGCGATGAACCGGTCACTGCCGATCAAATTTTAGGGAAAGTGACTGCCGTTGAAAGAGACGGCCAGGGCATCGACCCGTATTCTATCAAAGCCACCATCTGCTTCAAAGCCCGCCGTATAGCCGCCCGCCTCAAACGATCCATTCTATTTCAAAGCTGA
- a CDS encoding four helix bundle protein, with protein MSDEKKRERIDKFEDLIAWQKARELTKEIYQNSRMGEFAKDFGLAGQIQRAAVSIMSNIAEGFERGGRGEFHQFLSVAKASCAEVRSLLYVALDVEYIKNNEFKKIMDKAQEVGRIVGGLRASVDRQRKAQKRRSK; from the coding sequence GAAGAAAAGAGAAAGAATAGACAAATTTGAAGATTTGATTGCCTGGCAAAAAGCCAGAGAGCTTACAAAAGAAATTTATCAAAATTCACGTATGGGCGAATTTGCCAAAGATTTTGGCCTGGCTGGACAAATTCAACGAGCAGCGGTTTCCATTATGTCTAACATCGCAGAGGGATTTGAGCGAGGTGGTCGCGGGGAATTCCATCAATTTTTATCGGTTGCAAAAGCTTCTTGTGCTGAGGTTCGTTCCTTACTTTATGTGGCTTTAGATGTTGAATACATTAAGAACAATGAGTTCAAGAAAATTATGGATAAGGCCCAGGAAGTCGGCAGAATTGTGGGTGGCCTTCGAGCATCTGTCGACAGACAAAGAAAAGCCCAAAAGCGAAGAAGCAAGTAG